From the Mustelus asterias chromosome 22, sMusAst1.hap1.1, whole genome shotgun sequence genome, one window contains:
- the cfap107 gene encoding cilia- and flagella-associated protein 107, whose product MASICPLPRPIVDRFAPDPLGTLPSWKLQQFYQNRVLVGNWAEEREKFIKGTCFGTTTYRAEYKPYPFTMPDVREKVEILKKHQGVPLSVLFPHHNIPRSWYYVTQYDEHINRRPNPCLPPLRKWNKRKLTWGPESSDYPLIAPPTNFGLLEDKLAKLKRREQNQPGLYDTIYTVSYGPNSLLPREPIRSQR is encoded by the exons CATTGTCGATCGATTTGCCCCCGACCCCTTGGGAACATTGCCCAGCTGGAAGCTGCAACAGTTCTACCAGAACCGAGTGCTGGTGGGCAACTGGGCGGAGGAAAGGGAGAAG TTCATCAAGGGGACTTGCTTCGGGACCACCACTTATCGAGCTGAGTACAAACCCTATCCATTTACCATGCCGGATGTCAGGGAAAAGGTCGAGATACTGAAAAAACACCAG GGAGTACCTCTATCAGTATTATTCCCTCATCATAACATTCCACGCTCCTGGTACTATGTTACTCAGTACGATGAACATATCAATAGACGCCCAAATCCATGTTTGCCTCCACTTCGCAAATGGAATAAAAGAAAGTTAACCTGGGGCCCAGAAAGTTCAGACTATCCGCTAATAG CCCCTCCTACAAATTTTGGCCTCTTGGAGGACAAGTTAGCTAAGCTGAAGAGACGCGAGCAGAATCAGCCTGGATTGTATGACACAATCTACACTGTCTCCTATGGTCCGAATTCTCTTCTTCCACGAGAGCCCATACGTAGCCAACGATAA